AGACAAACTAACCAATTCACAATTTATCAGGCCTATTGCTATCACAACTTCAGACAGGCATTAGACTATGCGAGCCATACAGAGTTCAGTGTTGTCAAACACGCTTTGAaggacagacacacagacaccaCCTCCATGAACACATAGTACTAGCCACAGCATGCAAGTTTCTTTGGGCAAGCTTGATCCCACTGAAGGTAGCACACCAAACAGGACTGCAGGTTCAGCAGCACATGCAGCAAAGCTATCACCACCACAGAAGTGAGGTAGTTGACCCAGCAAGTCAGCAATAGAGCCAGGAACAAAATCCAAACATCCCAGcctttttttattgcttcacTTGCTGTAAACAGTGGAGGTCTGGAAACACTTTGTAAGACCCCCTCTCTTCCTCGCCTTGTAGAAAGAAGTATGATGGTCACTGCATGTCAGAGCAGTTCTGGGTTAGATTCAAGAGAGGAACCTTCACTATTACAGACATTATCAATGGAAAACATACTTAAAGGAAGTCAACATTATTAAAACTGaacaagagcagagcaaaaaTGGAGTATTGAGCATGCATTATTTGGTATACTAGTACCACCAATACTAGAACAGGAGCACAGATATTCCAGCATATGAAAGAGAACCGATGAGCAGAGGTGGACAGCAGTCCACTCTGGCACTCCACATTGTATCTTTTTCCCCACATGAAGGGCAAAACCAGTAAAGACAAAAGAATTAAACCTCTCCGAGCTCTTCTGAGATCAAAAGTCCTTATTCTTAACTCAAAGAAACAAGGTAGTGAACTCTACAGAGGCTCAGCATTTATTACTCTTTCCCTATGACATGCAGTTTCCTCAACAAGCAACAGCCAGCTTGAACCATTTCCCTTCTGCTGATTCAGTGCCAAGCCCTCAGTTCATTTGATGCTCTAAGTAAACCACATTTCCAGCTCCAATAGTCAAGTGCCATTCACCATCACCAATAAACAACCAACCATACAAGGTTCTTGATGACACCTCACAGTCCAGTTTCCATTAAGAAACACAACTAAAGAAATGCCATTGCTGCCCATGCAGGAACAGTCTTTACCTACTGTGCCATGCTCAAACAGTATGTTTGCCTCAGACAAAGAGGTTCTCCACAGTCagggaaaatgcatttctaccCCTTATGTAAGGGGTAGAATAACCTTATGTAAGTCTTAAAATGTAAGAAGAATCTTCCAGTGCAGGGAATATGTCAACAAGTAGTCACATGAAGACATTTAAGGGAGATTACACGCAAGCTCAGACTGAAAACTAGTTTGAGCTGGGAAAACATGAATAAAGCCAGCAGCCATATTACATCAGACCTGTAAGGGCATGCATACACGGATGCATAGCAGAGTCCTGCTACAAGGTCTCTCTTTTCCCACACTAGTAAAACCCCAAATAAAGTTACCACCCACCCCCAAAAGAAGCAGGAAGATTTATGAAAGCTTCtaaattttaattgcatatgTACTGAGACTCATGCATAGAGCACAGTTTAATGCTTAAAGCAGACAGTGTTGCAGAATGTGGCCTGTCACCAACTGCACCACTCCCAGAAGATTATTCTGTTCACCAAGTTAGAGGTCATGAGGTCTTCTACAGTCTGAAAAGTGAGGGAAGAAGTACCCATCTCACCTGCTTACAGTTTTACTAATCCACTTTGATTAACAGCCAGAACATGCAAGACCTGGCCTCAGCCATGTTGCTGGCACTGTTGATTAAGATGTCACTTTCACATCTGGCCAATAACACTTCAAGATGCAAGTGAACAGCTGTCCAATACATTCAGACAGCTGAACAGCTTTGTGTGAAcctcttattttaaaacattgtctCTGCATAGACTAAACAGCTAGCACAAACTAAGTTCATCCAGATAAGCTCCCTTTATGAAAAGGGCACTGCTCAATCCTGATTACACTATAAATTGACTTTAGTTTTTCCAACACTAAACAATCTGGTTTGGATGTAGCAAACAAGGCCAGTTGCACTCCTGCTTCATGAAGGTGGTGCTCCCTGGAATGTAACAAACATGATATATAAAAAACTTCTGCACAAATACTAAGTTTGAAAAGCTGCAGCCCTTCAGAACCCCAGAGAGATAATATAGGACACCATGCACAGATTTTACTTATgagcacttttaaaatgaaacaggatCTTCTAGTATGATAAGACAGCAGAGCCCATCCCTGCAAACCTGGGTATCCAAGACTGAATAACCACAAGACAATTTCAAATAAGTGAACCATTAAGCAAGTGTGCATGTTTAAAGGGCCTAATGATCAGCTAGAAATCAGCACACTAATTACAAAGCTTATTAGCTTTTCACCAGGAAAATACCgtccccctcctccctcaattctgcaaggaaataaagcaacatGCTTCTTCAAGGCAAAGCAGTTAGCTTAGTCCCATATTCATTCTGCCTTTTTAcatactataaaaaaaaaaaagacacatgaCTCATTTTCAATCAACTCTGGGAAAGAAACTGCTTGTCAGCATCTTTTAATAGAAAcattaagatttaaaaacacTGAGCCTTCATTCTCAGACCTGCTTGCCACCATTAGGTGCCGAGCCCAAGCTTCTAGGGCCTGCAAGAAGCAGGTAACACTTggctttcctttaaaatcttcGGCATGAGACTcagggggggaggaagaagtcTTCCACACTTGAGACTGATTCCAAATGCAGTCCTGCAACCTTGCAGAGTATCCCAAGAGTAAATTTCTCCTTTTGGACAATTAAGGTTCAGTAGaagcaagtttaaaaattaagaaaaaataaggaagctTACATCAGCCCTAACATAAGGGACTGCTTGCTTATCTCTGAGAggaagcagattattttttccttatttgaatAGATAAAAGTTTAACCAGAAAAGAATAAGTGACTATTAAATCTTCACGAGCTATGCTTACCCCTGGATGCCTATTTTAGTCACACGGAGGAACACTGgggaattacaaaaaaaaaaaagcccatgcCAAATAAAGTCAGATTACATCTGCATGGTCAACAAGTAATTTTAGGAACCAAGCTCCAAATTCTAAGGCGTTGCATGCATTTCCTCAGTTTTATAGGGACAGTGGTTTTCAATACACAATTTGCAGGGTGCTAGGAACCCACAAGAACCTGtatgtggtaaaaaaaaaaaagtaataaatccCACTATTAACCTTTCTCATATAGACTCATAGGTAGTGAATGCCACCTTGTTTCCTTAGGAAGAATACAACTCTACACCAAACTCATCACCCTGTACCACATCCCTGCAACGGCATGGTTAAAATTAGATCAGCATATCCATGTAAGAGTTAAAATGATGGCGTTCATAGCAATTAAGCTActcaaaaaaatggaaaaaataaagggaggGAGGCTGGGATTCTCTCTGCCCACATCAAACATTAAGATAACCATGAATACACAACTCTTCTCCAGCTCCGCAGACAGCTACATCTTCACTTTGATGTTCGCTCTTACTCAACCCCCATGACAGCAGGTCGGCCCGCCGcctgggacacccccccccccccccaaaaggctCTGCAGGCCCCCCCCCGGCAACAAACCCCTCCCCCTCCACCCTGCTAGATGTCGACCCCACCAAAAACACCCTCTACCTCAGTACAAGCCTAATGGCGGCCACGGCCCCACAATCCGCCCCCCTCTCCCCCGCACTCACCTGAGGCGCCGCCATGACGCAGGACCCCCAGGAATCCCAAGAGCACCACGGCGCAGGGAAAGAGCCGCATGGCgctgaggagggaaggggaaaatgaGACTGAGAACCGACCAGGGCGGTAAGGAGGGGCCTGGGCCGGGCGGGTCCTGTGAGGCGGCGCAGCGCTAAGGCGGGCGCTGCGCCGCCTCACAGGACCCGCCAGGCGGAGAGCTGTTCCCGTAAACCCCCTCACCCACCTGAGGTAACGGCTCCAACTGCCGCCCCCAACGGGCTTTTATCCTCCGCCGGCTATGTGGTAGTTACAGGAGCGGGTGAAGGGCTTGGAACGGTCTCCAGGTCGAAGTGGGGAAGgttgaatttttattaaatttttttttttcccaatttttttaatgtatcttcCGGGTTGTTTTGGCTTATAAACGGCAGGAAGAAACGCTGCGAGGCCTCAGACTCAAGGCACCTCTGAGTGTGAAGGTGATTCCTGGGCACGTgacaggagaaaacagaaggcaaattaAAAGTCTCTCTTTTTTGGAGGGTTATGTTTCACTTTGTTGTTTGGGGCCTCATTTATGAATGCGTGTTGTAACCCAGGCTCTAAAAAGCCTTGTACGGTCACCcctgttttgtttactttgttttccccagCTTGCTTCAATCCGGTTTCCAGTTAAAATGCAAAACGAAGCTGTCAGTCTGGGGTAAGAAGAAAGTAGAGATGAGTGCTGCTCCATGTTTATAGATATTTCAGATAAATGGGTGCAAGTTCTCCCCACCTTTGCCTACTGTGCTTAGGAAAgcagcctccttcaggttaTCTAGTTTGCTGCggttatttttgttctgctcaACAAGGTTCCTTTAAGTGAAAATCCTTGACATACTAAAAGTCTGGTTTAGCGTTTGCCACTGTCATAGTTGACCTCAGTCGCTGTTTATTCACGGCTCAGCATTCAAAGTGCTCACCCGTGGCTTTTGGTCACAAGCAGTGCCAATGAGAGGCTTGTCTCATGCCATGAGCCTCACTTATTCCAGGCTCAGTCCAGCATCCATCCAGTTCATGGAACTCCTGGAAAGAACTCGTTGACATGATGTAACAGTGGTAAACCCCTTAGAAACGCGTGGTAGGTTTTGGTCTACGGCACAGTAGTTTTGTGGCGGCGCTGCCTTCAGCCAGTGTCGGAGCGACTCTTGTACAGCAAGACCAGCGCACTCCTTGGCACAATGGCCTTCTAGTGCCGCTGACGCAGGAATTAGGTTtcggttttgttttctttttttaaccctgCTACAATCATTATCACAGACTGGCATTTCTGAGAGGAAATAACGGGCTTGACATGCCAGTTGCTGCAGACAAGCAGCACTCATTGCAGTGCCCTTCCGTCCTCCGCTGCGGTGCTCCCCTTCGGGTGCTTCCCACAACGAAGCACAACGTTATTCAAAGCCGGGGcctgcctggccccagccctgcagttCAGCAGCTGCCAAACACGGGCgagaaagcaaaaaagtgtCAGAAAGTGGCTTCCTGTGGCCCTGAAGGGGCGCCCGCGGGGCTGCCGGTGCTGCTGCCCGGCCACACCGCCTGACCCGAGGTGGGACCGGGACTCCTCCCGGCCTGCAGGGGGCGCGCCAGGCCCGCGCTGCCCCACCGGAAGGAAgcccccgcccctcccctcccctgcccacccaaCATCTAGGCGCCCTATTGGCTGCGCTGCTTGCTGCCGCCCTGTCgggcgggcggtggcggcggcgccATGGCGGATCGGTTAACGCAGTTGCAGGATGCGGTGAACTCGGTGAGGCGGGTGCTGCTCTCTTTTCCTCCGGCGCTTGTCGTTCCTCTTACCggtggggagggcaggcaggctggTGCTGGGTCACGTCCCCTCACTTTGCCTCTTCTCCTGCCCCCGCGGCCTCTGCTGCTGCGCCCGGGTCTGGCCGTTGTGTGTGTCAGGGGGTGCGATCCCTCTCCCCGCCCCCGCGGTCTCCCGCCCGCAGCCCCGAGCGCTGGTAGCCCCTAGGTAGAGGGGTGTCGCCACGGGGTACGGGGGTGTGCTCCCACCTAACGTCGGGGTGGGGGCGGGCTGCTGCGTGGGGTCCGCTgggatgcaaaataaaattgaaatagcTTTAGTGCTGAAGTAAATTAGCGATCTCTTTACTGCTTCCAGCTCGCAGACCAATTCTGCAATGCCATTGGAGTGTTGCAGCAGTGTGGCCCCCCAGCCTCTTTCAGCAACATTCAGACAGCAATAAACAAAGATCAGCCTGCTAATCCAACAGAAGGCAAGTCTTACTTTCCGCGTCTCCTAACAAAATGCGAACATGTTCTGATGTATACGTGCTATAATATGAAATCTGTGCTCTATTTCAGTAACTGGTGAAGTGATTGAAGTTAAGTTGTAAATTGATGTCAGCTGCACTTGCTGCATAAGATTGTGATAGTGGAAATGTGACTTTAAGTGTTAAGCAAGCATTACAATGTATTTCTTGTGCTGGTTTCTTTGCACTGTAGCTTTACAGTTATGAACCATTTTAATAGTGCTGCAAGAGGTTGTTAAGGAGTTGTCCATTACTTCCAAGAagtctttttagaaaaaattagTGTTAATTTTGTGAAATCATGTATGAGTTTAAAGTTCTCCGTGCcataaacttttaatttttgtggttttccaTGTATCATCTGCTTATGTAATTAATTAAGGAATAATGTCATGTTGAATCTCCCtgtctgtggttttgttgttggctgttttggttttgttgttttgggttttgtggttttttgagAGACAAGAAACTGATCTAAGACACTGAAATCGGCAAGCAAAGTAAAAGTTCTCTCTGAGTTGAGGATTTCAAGTTAGTATTTAAATAACTATGTTATTCtaatgctgaatattttttctttttttttttcccaagaaaatttTATGTATAACTTGTATCAGATTAGGTTTGTCTATTAGGATATCAGGGGAGGCTCATTTGGAGCACAGTGATGCACTTTCTAGGACAGCTGAATGTTAGTTCTTCATTGGTCTGTGGTGGTTTGCTATCTGATACTGGAATTAGGTGGAAGAGCCAGCTGAAGGGCTTGTTTGCTTCCTCACCTGCTGCTGTCCCAGGTGTTGGCATCAGTGTGGTGCCAGGAGCTGGAGGCTTTGTTAAGGTCTTAAAATGGTAGGTCATGACTGACTTCTCTTTTGATTTGTCTTTTCCTAAAACTCTGAATATAATGACTTTAGTAAATCATACAGCCACGTTAGCAGTGCTGataaggcaaaacaaaactacCAGTTATGTGTCTTTAGATATTTAAAGCCTTAATAAGAAGGCCTTAAAACTCTTTACAGAAAAACCCTGTGGTGACCTTGAGTAAGTTTTAAATGGATACATTGGGTTTgttacttgcttttttaaattaaagtcaAGCATAGCTTTGAGAATGTCAATCTCTTCTATAGCTTTTTGCCATTAGAAAGTATTTCCTCTCTTGCTTCCACAAATTTTTTGTGAACCAAGCAACATAAACAAATATGTAAGATCCTAAATTATAAATTGAAAAGGgctgtttcagtattttaacaataataacaaaCTTAATTCAAATTGAATGGATGCAATTCCATACagaaaggttttggttttggcttttggtGCCTCTTGGCACCAAAAAGTCCATGGAGTTCTTTCAGTGATATAGTAGCTAAATTAAGGTCTGTTACAAACTTCTaatccttttccatttctcaggggcaatttaactttttctgtggctgaataggaattcttttttaaattaaagcccCTCAAATTCTTTCACTAAAGATCTGTTGCTTAACATGATTTAAATGATCCATCTGTTTGAATCGCTGCCTTGACATCACTTCTCATGTTCCTTTATTTGTCTAGTGGCAGATTTCAAGGCAAGGATTGAAAAGTTAAATGAGTTTCTAGCTACTTCTCAATACTTAATGTAGTGACTAGGACACTTAGTACTGGTACTAGTGATTTCTTAACAGGCTAACCGTGATGgagttattttctcatttgtacAAAGCCCCGCCCTTGGTATAAGCAGTTACCTTGTTTCATCTAGGCTTAGAATCAAATTACTTTCATCTAATATGGTTGTGTTCCCATCAGTTGTGatactgttgttttctttatgtaGGAGAACTTCTAACACCTGCTTACTTCAAGTCTGTAGAATTTTGTGTATGCAGAATTGTGCTTATTTCTAATAATGTACTGAGTgggctgactttttttttttgaaagagtaCGCCCAACTGTTCGCAGCATTGATCGCACGAACTGCGAAAGATATTGATGTTCTAATAGATTCCCTGCCTAGTGAAGAATCgacagcagctttgcaggtAAGAGtgttcttaattaaaatatcaaaatgtaaCTGAAGGCTAAACGTCTTCCtttcttaaaacacattttttttttactctctaGGCCATGTAAtcttgaaaaatgtctttaatatAGGCCTGAATTTTTCACGAGGGTAGCCTGTGAGTATAGGCTTAGCAGAAATACTGAACTTGCAACTAGTTCTAAATAAGATTATACTGGAAACtgctacccccccccccctttttttttccaccagatGTTCAAATGTTAATACAATAGATGCAAGACTACTGATTcattgtgggggttttgttgggttttttacctTGGATAATCTTTCACATTCTCTTGCTCATTAGgagcatgttttattttgcagctgcagagctaaCACTTTAGTGAAGCCTTTTGTTCTTCCACAATGTTGCTGGTTGTTTAAGGGTTTGCAGGGTATCCTTTAAGTTCTCCAGCTCAGTCACAAAACACTTTCACTTGTCAGTAACAGGGTGACCTCCTTTGGACCAGCCAGATAAACtcagtgcttttgtttctgGTTCCTCCTCTCTTTAGAACAGAGCGGCACTCTAGGAAGAGCGTGGGAACAGGCAGCAGCTACTGGCCAGGCAGCTATTAGCAGGTGCAGCCAGTATCACAACCTCCATTCCCCACCTTACAGGAGCTGAACTGCTGCAAACAGCTTGTGAATCTTTTCACAATGCTCAGCTCTTTCTCAATTCCAAAAAATGCCTTGGACCCACAATTTAAGGAATGCCACTTTGTTGAGATTTCtttgttggtgggtttggggttttttttcttgttatttctaCAGATCTTGCCTGTTAAACAGCATCTTCTTTTTGACTCTGCTAGATTTAcatcaagtattttctttttagaatgCAACAAGGATGCAAagaatgctgtttctctgagAATGCTGGAATTGCTTTAAGATCACCTGAAGGTTTTACACCTGGGTTGATAATCTGTAACTATTCAAAGGCATTTTGCAAAAGACTAATACTAGAGGTGCCTGCTGGGCCAAATACAAATGACTTGACAGTGACAttgcatttggttttaaacaGAAGAGGTTAAATTTGGAAATCTTACTAGTCACAATAATTGCTGAACATACTAATTGGGCCTGTTAACACTAGCATCATTTCATGTAACTGCGTATTTAATAGCTGAAGACAggtttcctcctgctgcagacaAATTACAGGCTTTTTCCATGACTgagcagggaaagcagcatgCTCCAGAAAGAAGAGTTGGATATCCAGGGGCATGCTTTCCTTAGAGGTGATACTCAAACAGTTTCTTGCTCTGTTAATGCAGAATCTCATTTCACAAgaatttctcatctttttttgtttggtgtggtTTTGAGATAAGTTAGCTTGGATTCCATCACTTGCTgattttagttttgatttttattttctgttgtttaattTGGTGCAGtattaaagataaatattgtgacattctttaaaaaacctgttttgaaGGTGCTTGAAACACTCTAAAATATGCAGTATAGGTTTTGTTGAGAAGTGGTAGATAGATACTTGGCTAATAGAGATGTACTTAGGTggatctatttttcttttaatactaaGGTTATCTTGATATACATGTCAAATCTGAGGCTTGTCTGAAATGATAGAAGGGCTGCTACACTAATGCCCAACACAATTTACCTGTCCCTTTTGAGTTCCCTTGTGGTGAAGTTTGCAGTACGTATTCTGCTCAAATCTGTGGCTTACCTGCAGTTAACTATTTAACAGACTGAAGTAATTGAGCTGGATTCTAAATTTCAAACTTTTACCTTTTgtcatcttccttctctgaCCCTTCCTCCAAGGGCAATCAAGTCCTTCATGCGTATATTAACCCTCACTACAGACATCTGTGTTGGAGAACATGAGGTGAATATGTGGACAGAATTTGCCAATTAGCCAATTTGCCAATTTGCATGACTTCTTAAGGACCTGtataactgctttaaaaaatatcaatttgaaatgattttgttttgtcttttcagttGTCCAGTTAGaacaagcagttttaaaacattttaacttcaaaatattttaatactttaaaaaattttaatcaaatttatTTCACTAAATTTTGGCTGTCTGAAAAGCAGTTTggttctgaaacaaaatattgggggggggggaaaaggttAAATAATACAGTTTAATCTGAAATACGCTATTTAACAGAAAGGTTTAAATAAGTTACACTTACATCATGCTGAGCACCTTTCAGTaagggagtggggagggggatAAATACTCACTTCTCATCAGGAAAAGCTGTACTTTGCCAAGAGTCAGAAAGAAGCTGACATCTCTGTTTGGTGAggggttttgtgtttatttcatgTGGATATGCACTATTTTAGGTCACAACCTGTAAGGAGTTGCTTT
This sequence is a window from Balearica regulorum gibbericeps isolate bBalReg1 chromosome 1, bBalReg1.pri, whole genome shotgun sequence. Protein-coding genes within it:
- the MED21 gene encoding mediator of RNA polymerase II transcription subunit 21, with amino-acid sequence MADRLTQLQDAVNSLADQFCNAIGVLQQCGPPASFSNIQTAINKDQPANPTEEYAQLFAALIARTAKDIDVLIDSLPSEESTAALQAASLYRLEEENHEAAARLEEVVYRGDMLLEKIQSALADIAQSQLKTRSGTHSQPLPDS